Within Amedibacterium intestinale, the genomic segment CTTTGCTTGGTTTTATCCCAAAATATCGAAGGATATCTTCAAAAAGATGTTCCTGTTTTCTTCTAAACAAAGCATAACTTTCAGAAGATAAACGCTTAAAGATCATCTGCTGTTCTTCAATCGTTAGAACAACGATTCCATTTCCATAACAACATGTTTCTAGAAAAGTTGTGAGTGCTTCTCTCCAACTAAGGGAATTGTCATTTACCAAGGTTGTAATATATTCAAGAATTTTTGGTTGTTGAAAATATAAACTTTCTACCACTAAATCTTCTTTTGAAGAAAAGAAAGTATAAAAGAAAGTTCTAGAAATACCAACTTTTTTATATATTTGTTCGATTGTTGTATGCTGCACGCCCTGTTTTGCGATAAACTGCAGTCCTGTTTCCAGTAAGGATTGTCGAATATATTCTCTTTCTTTATCTGAATAGGAAACTTTAGGCATAGCTAACCTCCAGCAATAAAAACATTTCTCTTTATTTATACTTATTTTAACATTGATTATCTGCTGTTACAATATGTTGAATTCTACTTGTATCATAATCTTTTTTTAGTTTTATTTAATTATCTTTAAATAAATTTTTATTGTTTGAAATAAAGACATCACTACATCTTGTTCTTATTAAAAATTTAAACTGTTAAATCTTAAAACAAGCCCACTACAACGCATTATAATGAGCTTTTTTAAGTTTATCAATATAGTTTAGCACCTGTAGGAATACAATCATCAACCATCAATAGGTGAAATTCCATATTCAAGAATCTCTTTTCTTTTTATTTATATTCTATGTGTATTTAAGAAAACATATTATTTTACGAATACAAAAGCTTTTTTAAATTCTATACATTTCAATATGAATTAATCAACACATCCATATCCAATAACTTTGTATTCATCAGGTGTGACATAGACAATTCTATTGTTAGGTACTACTTTTTCATCCTTTATAGTAAATTCAACAATATATACTTCTTTTCCAATAAATGACTCATCAAATATATCACCCATATCTTCTTCTAAAACAATTTTATTAATTGTTGTTTTTCCATTAACAATGTTTATTTCTTCCTTCATTTCTTTATTAAGTTGATTATAGACTATTTTCACAATATCATTATTCTCTTGCTTTTCTATCTGCGATTCTGAAGATATATTTCCCTCCATTTTATATTTTTCAGAACAACCAATTAAACTCAATGAAACAACACATATAATCAGAACAGAAACTATTTTTTTCATAATAACCATCCTTTCTTAGTTTTTATTTAATGATTGATTGTAATAAAGTAATAAGTTCATTTTCAGTTATACCTTTTGTTTCTATATCAAAAAATATATTGTTATATTTGAATGTAGTTAAATAAGCATCGTCCCATTTAAATATTGTAAGGGGGGTATTGTCGATCTTAGATTCTTTTGCATTATCATCAAAATAAACATCTCGTAACGGCTTTTCTAATTCTGAGAAAGTTAAAGTAATACGATGATTTTTATCTTTTTGATATACGAATACATAATCGTGTAATTGATCATAGATATTTGTTGCTGGATTCTTGACAAAGACGTTATAACTTTCAATATTTTGATATTCTTTTGGAACTTCGAGTTCTTTTAGAAATACAAATCTATCTACTATATCATCTAGTTTAACTGTTTCAATATCAGCATCAACCTTTGCAAGATCCATATTAGCATCAGTAACTGTAAGATTCGCTGTATCTTTTTCATTAATGTTAAGTTCAATGTTTGCAGTTTTTGAGATTTCTGCATCAGGCTTGAATCCATGCCACAAGCCAAAACATACAAGCAAGATCAGGCAACAACTCCCCGCAACTGTTAATGAATATTTCATACGTTTTTTCCTTTTATTATAATAAGCATCTCTTCTTTGTAGTAAACTGCTTGCCATTTCTTCATAACTCTTCATAAGTAAAACCCTCCTTTTCAAGTTTTGATTTAAGGGATTGCTTTGCACGATATACAAGCGTCTCTATTTGATGCTTGTTTTTCTTTGTTATCTTTGCGGTTTCTTCATTTGTAAAACCTTCAAAATAAACCAGATATAAGACCTGTCTGTACTCTGGTTTCAACCTATCAATGGTATGACGTACCAATATCTTTCTTTCCTCTTTAAAATATTCTTTTTCCAGATTAATTTCATCTTGAACATAATTGTAGTAATCATCTGCTGGTTTATCTAAGATTCTTGAATTCTTTCGCAAATAATCTAATGAAACATTTCTTCCAATTGTATATAGCCATGCCTTAAAAGAATACTGGTATCTATATTTTGGTTTTTTCACTATCAGTTTGAAAAAAGTATCTTCCGTTAACTCTTCCGCGATATGAATATTATTTACATAACTATTTATATAGAAAATAAGACCATCTTTGTAATCCCTAACGATTTCAACAATCCCGTCATCATCTCCATCAAGGAAACGGCGGTAGCTACCTGCACCATTATCCACTGATATTTCCCCTTTCTGAAAGATTATCTAAGTTCTTTCAATTATTAAACGAATTAGATTTATTTTTCTCACACCTGATTTAAATTTTTTTAATATAAGATATTAAATTGTATACTAATTATATTTACAATAACATAGACATTGTAGAATTAGCGCAAAAAAAGCCCATTATAACGCATTATAATGAGCTTTTTTAGGTTTGTTTTCAAATTAATTTCATATGTGGTTGAAAATGCTTAACCATTTAGAATTATAACTACATTTAATATATTTCCTATCTATCATATTTTTGTATACCTATTTTTAAACTACCTAGAAGATTGACATATTTTTGACAGTTATTATTTTATTTTTGTAAGCAAGTTATTTGATGCGTTGATATTTTCTTCAAGATACTTTATTTTAGAATCTAACACTAATTCTTCTATACATTTTCTAAATGTTTTTGAAAGATTTCCTGAATATCCAAGTTTTCTATAAATGCTAGTAGCTGACAAATCCTTCTCCTCTAACACTTCCAATATTAGCACTTTTATTTCATTTTTTGTTCTTCTACCCTTTTTTTCTTGAATATTCATATTTCCATTCTGTTTAAAACTTTCATGAATTGGCATAATTACCGAAAAGAAAGTTCTCTCTTTATCCGTCAATAATTTCGGCATAGGAGATCCATTTCCTTTAATACTTTTGATTGCTGTAGGAATTCCCGTATTTCTTCCTTCAACTAAATGTAACTCTTTTAGAAAATCTCCAATTCTTCTGTTACGATATCTCCTTGTCCTCATATTATAATTCGAAATATCTCGATCACTAATTGACCTATCTGGACCTGGAATACTTGTTATTTCTATTTGCTCTTTCTCAATTCGAATCGTGATTGGCTCATATAGCTGATACGACTTATGATAAATTGCATTTGAAATAAATTCTTCAAGTGCTTCATAACTGTAGTTTTTTACTCGAATTGCTTCAGCTTGACCATTAAGTTTAAATATTTTTTCTGCGATCACATTATTCTTTAAATAACTTAATACATCTCTTAATTGTTGATCTATTGGACCAGTAAAAATACGTTCCTCCATCCCTTGACCTGTTGGATCAGGGATATTGACTAACTCTATTCTACTGTATGGAAAAAAAGTCTCTGGATTATCATTGAAAAATAACAGTCCTACATTTAAAGGTTTAAAATATTCTTTAGGTCCATCAGCAATTCTTAAATCTTTTGCTAAATCTTCAAGTCTCTTATGTTCTAAAGTATTCAATAAGTTACTGTTTACTGTTTCTAAATAGTTCCTAATAATAGGATATTTTAAGTCCGTTAGTTCAGATTTAATATTTACACGATCATCAAAAGGGATATTATGAGTCAAAGCTATTAATTCTTTAACATCTAAATCTGTCGCTTCAATTGTGCTTGATAACTTTCTTATATAATATGCTTTTTCAGAGTTTTTAGATGTTGGTCTCTTAGGACATTGATAAGGTCTTTCATACCCTCCAGGACACCATATCAGTAACACCATTTTCCCTTCATAATATACCGGTTCACTTTGAGGTACATAATTTGGTTTTAAATACTTGCAATACTTAAGGATTTCTTTTTGAATATGATCAACTGATTCTTCATTTAATCCAGTAATTGGTTTTAGTATTTTACCATTTTCCTCTTTTACACCAATTACTATATATCCTCCACCCCAATTATCTATATCATTTGCAAACGCACTAATAGTTTTAAGTGTACTGTCTGGATTCCATCCTTCTTTAAATTCGATTCTTGCCCATTCAACAATGTTTTCATTTAACAATTTTTCAATAGAAACCGGTATGGCCATATAAAATCCTCCTTTTCTAACTCACGACTAACTCACGACTAACTCACGACTTCATTATACTAATTAGCTATTAATAAATCAAATATGTATTCAGCTTTTATTCAACATTCATATTTTAATATGAGCATTTTGTCACCGCTTGTATTAAATTTACCAACATTTATTATCATTCAATTATCTTTTTTATTTTCCTTTAACAACAAAATATAAATTTAAAATACGTATTTCTAAAACTGTTAAAAAGCCCATTATAACGCATTATAATGAGCTTTTTTAAGTGTATTAGTATAGTTTAGCACCTGCAGGAATACGATCATCAACCATCAATAGGTTTAATCCTTCTCTTCCATCTTCTTCATGTACTGCTGAAATCAGCATTCCACATGAATCGATTCCCATCATCTTACGTGGTGGAAGATTTACGATTGCGATTGCTGTTTTTCCTACAAGTTCTTCTGGTTCATAGTATTCATGAATTCCACTTAGAATTACACGATCAACTCCTGTACCATCATCTAATGTGAATTTTAACAGTTTTTTACTTTTTGGTACTGCTTCACATGCTTTAATCTTAACTGCACGATAATCAGATTTCGCAAATGTTTCGAAGTCTACCATTTCTTCAAACAATGGTTCAATTTTTACATTTGAGAAATCAACTTTTTCTGTTGTAGCTTCTACTGTTTTTTCTACAGGTTTTTCTGCTTTTTTAGATTTGTTTCCATCGACTAGTTTCATATGAGGGAATAACAATACTTCACGAATTGTATCCTGATTAGTCAATAACATTACCAAACGGTCGATACCCATACCAACTCCACCAGTAGGAGGAAGTCCGTATTCAAGAGCTTCTACATAATCTACATCCATTTCATTTGCTTCATCATCTCCAAGATCACGAAGTTTCAACTGGTTTTCAAAACGTTCTCTCTGGTCGATTGGATCATTTAATTCAGAGAATGCATTTGCATATTCTTTTCCATTGATAAACAATTCATAACGATCTGTGTAGCGAGGATCTCTTTCGCTTTTCTTAGCCAATGGAGAAATTTCCACTGGGTGTCCATATAAATAGGTAGGCTGAATCAAAGTTTCTTCTACATATTTTTCAAAGAATAAGTTTACAATGTGTCCTACACTGTTATGTTTCTTTTCAACTTCAATGCCATGTTCTTTTGCTAATGCACAAGCTTCTGCATAGCTCATTTCTTTCCAGAAATCAACACCGCATGCATCTTTGATAGCATCTACCATATGCAAACGTTTAAATG encodes:
- the lysS gene encoding lysine--tRNA ligase, which gives rise to MEKLTEQEIIRRQKMEELKAMGIDPFGHAYERTHKSGQIREEFGELTKEELEEKNVTVKIAGRIMTKRRQGKAGFMHIQDLDGKIQIYVRKDVLGDDAYEVFKKSDLGDIVGIEGKVMKTNHGELSVKAEVYTHLTKALRPLPEKFHGLTDKEERFRRRYVDLIMNEEAKRIAITRPRIIRAIQHYLDSKGMVEVETPVLQPILGGAAARPFITHHNTLNMPFYLRIATELPLKRLIVGGLEGVYEIGRLFRNEGMDATHNPEFTTVEAYMAYSDLEGMMDLIEGLVEYVANEVCGTTEIEYQGKQISLKAPFKRLHMVDAIKDACGVDFWKEMSYAEACALAKEHGIEVEKKHNSVGHIVNLFFEKYVEETLIQPTYLYGHPVEISPLAKKSERDPRYTDRYELFINGKEYANAFSELNDPIDQRERFENQLKLRDLGDDEANEMDVDYVEALEYGLPPTGGVGMGIDRLVMLLTNQDTIREVLLFPHMKLVDGNKSKKAEKPVEKTVEATTEKVDFSNVKIEPLFEEMVDFETFAKSDYRAVKIKACEAVPKSKKLLKFTLDDGTGVDRVILSGIHEYYEPEELVGKTAIAIVNLPPRKMMGIDSCGMLISAVHEEDGREGLNLLMVDDRIPAGAKLY
- a CDS encoding RNA polymerase sigma factor; its protein translation is MDNGAGSYRRFLDGDDDGIVEIVRDYKDGLIFYINSYVNNIHIAEELTEDTFFKLIVKKPKYRYQYSFKAWLYTIGRNVSLDYLRKNSRILDKPADDYYNYVQDEINLEKEYFKEERKILVRHTIDRLKPEYRQVLYLVYFEGFTNEETAKITKKNKHQIETLVYRAKQSLKSKLEKEGFTYEEL
- a CDS encoding RNA-binding domain-containing protein, producing MAIPVSIEKLLNENIVEWARIEFKEGWNPDSTLKTISAFANDIDNWGGGYIVIGVKEENGKILKPITGLNEESVDHIQKEILKYCKYLKPNYVPQSEPVYYEGKMVLLIWCPGGYERPYQCPKRPTSKNSEKAYYIRKLSSTIEATDLDVKELIALTHNIPFDDRVNIKSELTDLKYPIIRNYLETVNSNLLNTLEHKRLEDLAKDLRIADGPKEYFKPLNVGLLFFNDNPETFFPYSRIELVNIPDPTGQGMEERIFTGPIDQQLRDVLSYLKNNVIAEKIFKLNGQAEAIRVKNYSYEALEEFISNAIYHKSYQLYEPITIRIEKEQIEITSIPGPDRSISDRDISNYNMRTRRYRNRRIGDFLKELHLVEGRNTGIPTAIKSIKGNGSPMPKLLTDKERTFFSVIMPIHESFKQNGNMNIQEKKGRRTKNEIKVLILEVLEEKDLSATSIYRKLGYSGNLSKTFRKCIEELVLDSKIKYLEENINASNNLLTKIK
- a CDS encoding TetR/AcrR family transcriptional regulator, which produces MPKVSYSDKEREYIRQSLLETGLQFIAKQGVQHTTIEQIYKKVGISRTFFYTFFSSKEDLVVESLYFQQPKILEYITTLVNDNSLSWREALTTFLETCCYGNGIVVLTIEEQQMIFKRLSSESYALFRRKQEHLFEDILRYFGIKPSKERVQLFINLSLMLIIFQKAIPTSLPLLIPEAAKETVDFQIKTIVNYLESMKQQ